Genomic DNA from Xiphophorus hellerii strain 12219 chromosome 16, Xiphophorus_hellerii-4.1, whole genome shotgun sequence:
aaaaacaaaagctgtcCTGCAGTTTGTACTCTTAACGTATGATGCCGCGCAGAAGATGTCCGCAAATATGAACCCTGAATGCACCAACTGTGGGCTAACAGCAAGATGCATGTTATAAAACACTGCATGGATAAAGAGGAACCTGTTATCTTAATTAGAGTGACATGATGTCAAAATACAAACAAGTTCAGAAAGTCAATCATGTTGATTTTAGCTATAGTGTTTTAGTATAATTTAGTAACAGTCAAAGGGGAATCAACCTTCAGggaaaaagggggggaaaaccTTAAATTAAGTTAAGAATCTACTATGGCTTTAGTGTTTGATCCAGTTACATTCTTCTGACTGTTTGCTTTTACGCTTTTTCAGCTAAGTGTAAACTAAACAGAAACATGGCTGATGGGGCGGGGGGAAAGCACCACAGAAGTAGATAATCTCAATAGTCCAGGTGCGTCCATATCGGAAAAAGCATACAAAACCTGCACAATTCGTATAAAATAAAGCGCCAgctaatgaaatgtaaaaaaaaataaaataaaaagccgAAATTTGTCTTTTCAGCTTCATTCCAACAGCAAACCATCTGACAACTGACACTGCTATTTgaacatttagttgtttttttttgttgtgatctGCAAAATACTGACAAAGTAGCTCATCTCATCTGATTCCAAGCCGGCAAGCTACAAAAATATCACCTAATTAACAAGCTGCCATTCGGTGAGCGACTCTAAGAAATGAAGCCAGGTTCAAACAGAGCGAGAAAACTTGAACTGATATGAAGAACGTGTGAAATGCGGAGCACAACGATGGACGCCGTTGCTGGTTTGTGCTACACGTCTACAACTTAATTAGAGCGAGTACCTCATCGTGTTCAACCTATGACTCACTGCTAGAtgttagaaagaaagaaataaaccaCACTTCAGGTTGGGCTCCTGCACATTTTGATGGATTTCCACATTTTCGGGGGTCGATGTAAGAGTAGAAAAACGCACGAGACATACGGAGGCGGATGAGAGAGACTGGTGGAAATAGTTTTGTTCGGATATGGCATAGTATTCTTCTAGAAGATGAGGCTGTGTTTTGTAAACACGGTGATTCATCTAAAGTGTATATGATTTTAaagggtgtgtttttttttttttctttccttttaccTTAAAGAACAGTTCAGAGGAAACCAGAGTTCAGGTTTCTCTGTTATTATTGCACTTATACTCCAGGGCAGGGATGGCTTTGAGGGGGCTTTCAGGCTGTCTCCACGGCAATCCGAGGTGGAGGGACAGTCGTGCGTCCTCCAGATGGCTCTGTTCATCACGGAGGAGGGATGGAGGGCTCGGTGACGGCCAGCTCCTGAGCCAGGTCATTGAAGCGAGCGATGTAGTCCACGCTGCTCTCGCTCATCATGCAGGCAAGCTGAGTGTCCATCTGCAATCccaaccataaaaaaaaaaaaaaaaaagaaaaaaagtcctgGAAAATCATTTTGAGTTCTACTTCCACAAATTACGATTAcattagtaatcgattattctgacaatcagattaaaaagtcggcacattctgcagatttttcatctaactagaaatacataaaaagtacaaataaacaattcaattcctttttaaataagaaaatagacatgtattgcctaaaatgcaataacatggCATTACTTTACATTTGATCAACTGTAGCAAAGGTGCATCTCCATCTAAAGACATACttttaacatcaaaatgtttaaagctcACCCCGTTCTGCTTGCCTTAGCATCAATAGAGTGTAGGGGTAAATCCatcgatttatttattttttagattaatatttaGATGGTAAAAAGTGCCTAAAGCACTGGTTAAATCATAAGTGATGAGTCACATTCACTAACAGTTTACAATACTTCTTCTGCTGATTGTCACCACCTTTGTTCACACCGAGATGTGAGGAGACGGCTTGAGGACGATTCCTCATCCTCAGTTAAAATAAGATGaggaagatttttatttaaatatttttacctcTGCCACATCTGGAAGGCCACGGGACTGAAAGGAGTCATGGGAGTTGCAGTCCAGGAGACTAGGACCGAGCAAAGCGGTGCCGCTTGAGGGGCCAGAGGGGGTGAGGGTGGTCCGCCTGCTCTTATCAGGGGAAACCATGCTGGCTGGAAGAGAAAAACGAAAAGTAAAGCAGGGGGGCTAGTGAATATTCAGAGCAACAAATATgcttttttacacaaaaatgtttttcttttcatctttggCCATCGCAGCTGAGATTCTGTCATATGTTAAAGTATAAATACCTGAAAGCAaagagcttttttaaaattaaattaaaattgttgtTCTGATTTTACAGCATGTTAGATTTAACTGACACGTTTCTAACCTTGTGGAAACACaacaggctttttaaaaaggaataatTTATATATGAACTATAAACTATGAGCAGACAGGCTTACATAGGAGGCAGCCCAGCGTGGAGTCTGAAGAGTCGCTGGGGTACCACTGGGGGTCGTGGCTAGGCGACGGGATCCAGCCCCTGGACGGGCTGACTGAGGGAGACGAGGCCAACAGCTTGGAGGGGTCACCGTTACCCAGCTTGGCTGGAGACAGAGCAGCCTCTTCACCTGCAAGAACAcacaatatgtttttattaccaCATCGATACCAAGCCAAATAAAAGGGGGGAAAACCAACAGCAGGAAATATTCCTCAGATTTTATCACAGAACTCTGATGGTTCTCTCTTCtgctgtaaattatttttaaagagtcGGCATGTGGGACTCTGAATGACACGCACCGTAGTTTGTTGAGTTAATGGCGAGCTCGATTATGGAGTCACTGATGTGTGTTTGGGGCTCGCCGGGGGTGAGGGCCTCTTCAGGGGGGCCGGGCAGAGAGATGTCGAGGAGCGAGGCGACGCTGGGTGGGGAGAGGAGGGAGTCCCCGCTGCCTGCCCCGCCAGGAGACGGAGGCGGCAGACCGTTCTGTGGAAACAATGAGCGTCATCATTCAGCCCCGTGATAAAAACACACCAGATGAAACAGCGTGGAGCAGGAGTTTCTATGGCGGGTCTCAACAGATCAACAGCTGAACTGTATGAGTGAGTGCTTCAAACCCCCAGTCAAGACTGtgacacatttttcatgtaaaaagaCTCCAAAGtgaatttataatttattatttttaaaatacaaaaagaaacgGCTACAGATGCAATTTCTAGTCTTCAGGTTGGACGGACTGAGGGATGGACGTATTATCCTAACCACATATATGTAGGATGAGCAAAACATACTCAAGTTcacaattaattaaaagttaaGACATTTCTACAAAGGGTCTCATTTAAATCCAGAACCTGTATGAAAcagtaaataaacaataaacaaaggTCAGGACGTAGGGCACAAAGAGAAGGGAGAAATGAAAGAACGCCAGGATCTAGGAAAGAAGGAAGTGAGATAGGATACAAGGGAAGAGAGACAATCttctacataaaaacaaacataaaaagtgcTCTAATCGCTGCAAAAGAAATATTATATTAGGATATTTATCAAGCAAACAACAAGCAGAGATTGAAAGTATTAAAGATTCTTCATATGTGCAAAATTCTTCAGTTCCATAATTTTAACCCTGAAAAGTATTTATCATGACTTGACATTAACCTATAAACACCTTTGCACCTGTCTGCACATTTATTGCATCAGTTCTTTAATGAGATCAACTGGAAGGTGCTCGCTACGTACCACTGGGACATTTTGCTGGAGGAGCCGAGTGTCTGGTGCAGCATCAACAATGGGTGTTGCTGCGAGGACGGCAGCGTTGACAGCCAGAGAATCCAAGTCCCGGCAGGGGCTGCCTGGGATGATGCCTGCGGACTTCGCTGCCAGGTCGATGGCACCCGAGAGAGCGTCTATCAGGAATACAAAGTGCACCACATTTCAGCATTAGCATGAGCATATGAGTGGGAACTGAAAGTAGTGTCAAGACTGGGCAATACAACCCCAaaattggggggggggggggaggaagtCATGCTGTGAAATAAATTGTTGAATGAAAATTCGTACTGGAGAGCTGGTTGGGTGCTGCTGAGCTGGACGCAGAAGGTGAAGTTTTGGTCACGGGAGGGCGGGAGGACGGAGCCAGGCGAGTGTTGATTGGCCGGAAGGATCCGGTTCCTGagggaggaaacaggaagtgaccgaGCAAGCACTTAAAGTTGTTGTTGTAAAAGAGGAAATCGAGCCATTTATTTAACTGCGACGtaaaaaatatgcagttttaCCCATCAACGTCCAAGAACTGGAAATATAATTACAAATATAGATCACTATGAGGAAAAACGTGTCTGAAGTACCAGTAGCGGAGGAGTTGGAGAGAATGGAGAAGGAGCAGACGTGCTGAGGAGTGTCTCCTGTCGTCCTGGGCAGAAGGGTTCGCTGTGAACcacaaaaaatgcacaaaattaagattttaagaGACCAATCAGGCTCATTTTTACTGATCTACGCAGAAATGTTGAGCTGGTCTTTCCATCAATACCTGAACTACGAGAGGTTTCCGAAGCTGTCTATTCCGAGGTTTTCTCTGTCTGGAAAGAAAAAGATCTGACTGCATCTGGAAGAAAAGAGCACCCGGGTCGGTATTGGGCGTAGAGAACAAATGAAGACATCATATAATGGGATGTCGAAGTGATGCGTTGCTCGCTCTTACGCTGATGGAGTCCAGCTGCTGCCTGAAGGCTAGCTGGGCCTCCTTGTTGGGGGAGAACATCCGGCTGTGCCGCGAGCTGTTGGGGGGCAGCGTGGTGGGAACGGCGAACACGCTGCCCTCGCCGTCGCCAGGCGATCCCAGCAGAGACCGAGGCAGGTTCCGCCCACCTGGGGAGGTgaggaaacaaaacattgcGAGTAAGTGTGCTTCCTGTCTCCGACAACTGTTAAGTTCCTAGTCGGCTCCAGACATAGTTGGCATATCGGTGCCACAAAAGTCAGAAATACCAGAGGCAGCAGCTGCGTTTGGCGGGTGGGTCCTGGTGCCCCGGACGGACGCCTGCTGCCGGCCGAAGCTGGGGCTGCGGACGCCTGCGACCGGACTCTTCCCTGGAGGCGTTAGCGTCTGGTTCTGCTCATCCGGACCAGCCTTAAGAGGAGACGTGGCGGTGGAGCACACCTCTGGAGCCTGCGGATCAAAAATGCAAATCAATACTAAATGTTATTACCAATTTAGGTGTTCTACTCCACACATGTAGCCAGATATCTGGGAAAACTAAGGCATTTTATTCACGTTGGCCTTTCATCCACATGGAAACTCAGTTTAATATCACTAAAAAcgattatttgtaaaaactctgACTGAAGTGGAGATTTGAGAAAACtctatatttgtgtttgtgtgtacatGGGAAAGTTTAGGGTGCCTGTGACAAACAATGTGTCAATATATCCACATACttacttgtgttttattaactttacatTCTAATACTCTATTCAAAAGTAGTTCAACATATATGTCTTTCCATACAAATGGCTCTCTTGGAgccatgtttaattcctaacaggaagtagTGGTGctttgaagcaatctgattggctgacattCTTTAGCTTTGcactacactgccccctatgggtttggcatgGTTAAAGAAACGCTCAGGGGCAGATTTGTGCAGATTCATgtggctgaaaacttctgaaacCAATCCTGTGtgtacaatatattttttaaacaatgcgGTGAAGATATTAGTGTTTTTAAAGACCTGGCTGCATGTGGACAAGGTATAAGATCATTAACAACATAAACTTTTCTGGTTTgtgttaaacttttaaaatttttagagTTTTAAGAGTTAGTGCTCCACAATAGCACTAACTCTTGTGTTGGTGGTCTTGAAATCCTGAAGCATGAATAAATACTTTGtgatgaaatgaaagaaatcaaattaattaagATTGAGATGGCCATAGTTGTGCTCAGTACTGTTACcctaaactttgtttttaaggtTGATCCAATTTCCTCCTTTAAATCATTCTACATCCAACCTTTTATCCCTGCATCTCCAGCACCTCAACTCTTTGCTGTTAGTAAGGCCACACACACTTCTGTCTAGAAAACATCTGATTATCTTTAACCTTAAATACAAACAGGAACTATAACGTATAAAGGTTGTTGCATGTTTGGATCCGTACCAGAGGTTTAGGGTTGATCTCGGTGGAAACCAGCTTCAGCAAGCAGCGTAGAACCCTGTGTGTCCTGTTGGGTTTGGGCGTCTCTGGAGCTTGCCCGTTCTCCTGGTTGCTGGAAGGAACTGCAGCCGGCTGCCACTCGTACTCCAGCTGCAGCTTCCCCGGCTTCCCGAACATCAGATAGAGCTCGGCCAGGGTGACGTTCTCGGCGTCGCGGGCGCTCCAGCCCTCCTCTCTGATCTGTTCCACGCTGCGTTCTTTAGCCGGCGGTGCGGCGCCCTGCGACGCGTTCTCCTCTAAGCTGGTCACCGCGGGTTTCGCTGACGGAGCCTGGGTTAAATCTGAAGAAGAGCCGCCCgactgctgctcctctttgcacTGCTCTGATTGGGTTTCTGCACCGCCGTTGACCTCCAGGCCAGTCTCTGTAGAACCCGTCCCATTGCCCTCTTCTGTctgctgacaggaaacagaaacaggcAGAGGTTTCTTCTCCTCTACCTTTCCGGAACCGTCCAGAGATGGTTCAGGGTTGGGGGGCTCAGTCCGGCGGCCGTCAGCTTGGATGGCCGCTGAAGCGTTGACAGCGACAGCAGTAGAACCTCCCCGTCCCGATTTGCTGCCACCCCGCAGAGGGGGAGCACTTTGGATGCCCAGGATCTGGACCGCTGGCAGCTCCTTGGCATTGGGTCGGCTCTTGCCGCTCTCTAACCAATGGACGGTGCAAGAGGCCTTGGAGTGGACCACCCGAGCCACGCCAGGCAGCATGGTCAGGGTGCTGCTCTCGGCGGGGAACAGAGTGAGCTCCTGCTGATGAGCTTTGCTGGGGGAGTCCAGGCTGCTGCTGCCCTCTAGAGCCTCCCTCTCCATGAGACTCTTCAGCTGGAGAATCGGGGTTAAGGACAACAAACGGCACCACAGATTAAAAACCAACTCTGGGATCTTTAGCGCGTTGAGGCAAAGCCGCCATGGTGGAAGCAGGCTTTTCATGAACAGCCTCCAAAATGGAGTGCAAACAGTGACAGTATTTTCTAGGATACAATTCGCTGGTCTTGGTACGCCCACTTCTGTTTGAGATACTCGATGAGGCAGGAGACTTTCCTGTGGAGCTCCACCACCATCCTGCgttggaaaagacaaaacaaaacatttagctgcTGGTTTTCAAGTTGATGCAATAAAGAAAGCCTCTTTTACATAATAGATTTTACACACATGACACAGTCGATCCCAAAGTCATTCAGACCTCTGGCAGATTTAcgtttcaaattattttcattcaaccaacAAGTTTCTTTTTGGTCGGAAATAAAACAAGGGTGTCTATCAattgtatttacatttaataataataactattattatttttaataataataagttatTAATAATTTCACCAAACATGAGGAAGCGGCATTCAGTTTCTATGACCTACAAATCTGGATAAACTTGCAAAGAtcctgaaacactgagtttctttaaatcaaggctaaaaacccacctgtttagagtcgCCTTTGACTAGTAGTAAGTAGAATATTAATTgacatatttaatgaaaacatgacatttaaaattggAATATCACAtcacaattaacagaaataagagaaaatatccaTCTGTGTGCAactaatctatataatgtgtctTACGTGAACCACAAagttccaaaaataaatatgtttttcaataatattgaaatttattgaatgggttGGAATAATTGTAGAAAAATTGTTCTATTAAATCATTAAACAATGGGGCAAACATGCCTATGATCACTGTACGCAAATATCTAAATGGAGACGAGTGTTACTGTAACCTCAGAAGCGTGCTACAGCTGCAGACAGGGAACATCTGAAAAACTAGGTGGAAATATTCAAACAGGAAATCAAACCGCTtccttttcaaaagaaaaagaaaaaaaaaaaaaaggtgatgaATCACTGAACTTCGCAGCTGGAAAATTTAAGCAGAAACGTTTAAGTAAACGACACCAGTCATGTTACCTTTTTCTCATTACGAATTACAGAAATGAGAATTAAATAGTAGCGGGACAACGTGACTCTAGATGTAACATATTGATTTATATAAACTTTAGgataatatgtatttttttaacacctCCTACCTGAGGCGGGGATTGTAGGCTAAGCTCTGAACACGGGCCCAGGAGTGGTTACTGCGAGGTTGAAGCTCCACTGCCACCTTCAGAGGGAGACGAACCGGCTTCTGATCTTCTTCATCGCTCACCCCTGCAGAAACAGGAACGAGTGGCAGAAACGAACACAACTTTTTATACACATGGAGAATGAGAGCGGCCAGACAATTACTAATATTTTATCCATCTGGTGTAATGTTGACAAAAACTGTAGTGggagttctgtttttatttttcattttgaagtgATTGTTCTAACTATTCTTATAAACCACCTTTTGATGACGTTTGGCATGTTTGCCGTTTGCATGCTCACCGTCTGGATCGCAGAGTTTCTTCAGTGCTCGACACATGGGGGCTTTGATTCGGAGGTTTCTCCCCTTAGAGCGCACGGTGGTGGCTCTACATAAacagaaattgttgttttgttttttgggtttttttttttgtaaaagttaatttaactaCTTGTCAATTGTCTTGATGAATCCTTACCCCTGCTGGATGAGTTCATTCAGCTTTGCCACGTTCTTCTCATCCATCACTGtcaaatgcaaaacaacaaaccagaGAGCTAGTTATGTCATCGTCCCAGAGGCGTGGTAGTCCCCCGTGACAGATTTAATCCCGTCCCTCGTGTCCCAGCCTAATGAATCTAACAAACACATCCCCTGAttatattgggattttatgtgatagaccaacacaacgTAGAGaataattttatgtaataatcCTTGGTTGTTCAGAAAACTTGAGTGTGTTTCCTGACTAAGTCCTAAAGACATTGGTGACTGTTGCTTTTCCAGTAACACTGGCTCCCCATCGTTTTCTAGAGCAGTGCATGGACAAGCAAGAGCGTCTGTCTAAGAACTTTTAGGCTACGTTTTACACAGCAGGAATGTGCGACCCAAAATTGACCCAATTTGCATCTTTTCGCCCCCCAAAAATCCTATTGGTAATACTTCCACATGTGGTTTTAAATCAGACAAGTACGCGATTGTTTTCAAAAGTTTGACCCAACTTTTGCCTCACTGACACAGAAGAAGCC
This window encodes:
- the cramp1 gene encoding protein cramped-like isoform X1; the encoded protein is MVKRRKTCSTSEELENGMTLGSREGIGVDRKPNPTRKLEGCDEEESGEQASDERSTKGEERVEILNPSATGPSSGPVPVLPGSPPNRTGAGSNQQPQSSAESTPPCHDQHHFLRSSVRPPSKRIRKDSIGSTINGHGGAKSKGAENGSSSHGAVGQSVASSTGGVSKTPKGGQGSAEKEEQGGNQKRARRQWESWSAEDKNSFFEGLYEHGKDFEAIQNNIAMKYKKRGKPANMVKNKEQVRHFYYRTWHKISKHIDFANVYSRVLKKSSQELYGLICYAELRKKVGGLMDEKNVAKLNELIQQGATTVRSKGRNLRIKAPMCRALKKLCDPDGVSDEEDQKPVRLPLKVAVELQPRSNHSWARVQSLAYNPRLRMVVELHRKVSCLIEYLKQKWAYQDQRILKSLMEREALEGSSSLDSPSKAHQQELTLFPAESSTLTMLPGVARVVHSKASCTVHWLESGKSRPNAKELPAVQILGIQSAPPLRGGSKSGRGGSTAVAVNASAAIQADGRRTEPPNPEPSLDGSGKVEEKKPLPVSVSCQQTEEGNGTGSTETGLEVNGGAETQSEQCKEEQQSGGSSSDLTQAPSAKPAVTSLEENASQGAAPPAKERSVEQIREEGWSARDAENVTLAELYLMFGKPGKLQLEYEWQPAAVPSSNQENGQAPETPKPNRTHRVLRCLLKLVSTEINPKPLAPEVCSTATSPLKAGPDEQNQTLTPPGKSPVAGVRSPSFGRQQASVRGTRTHPPNAAAASGGRNLPRSLLGSPGDGEGSVFAVPTTLPPNSSRHSRMFSPNKEAQLAFRQQLDSISMQSDLFLSRQRKPRNRQLRKPLVVQRTLLPRTTGDTPQHVCSFSILSNSSATGTGSFRPINTRLAPSSRPPVTKTSPSASSSAAPNQLSNALSGAIDLAAKSAGIIPGSPCRDLDSLAVNAAVLAATPIVDAAPDTRLLQQNVPVNGLPPPSPGGAGSGDSLLSPPSVASLLDISLPGPPEEALTPGEPQTHISDSIIELAINSTNYGEEAALSPAKLGNGDPSKLLASSPSVSPSRGWIPSPSHDPQWYPSDSSDSTLGCLLSSMVSPDKSRRTTLTPSGPSSGTALLGPSLLDCNSHDSFQSRGLPDVAEMDTQLACMMSESSVDYIARFNDLAQELAVTEPSIPPP
- the cramp1 gene encoding protein cramped-like isoform X2, whose product is MTLGSREGIGVDRKPNPTRKLEGCDEEESGEQASDERSTKGEERVEILNPSATGPSSGPVPVLPGSPPNRTGAGSNQQPQSSAESTPPCHDQHHFLRSSVRPPSKRIRKDSIGSTINGHGGAKSKGAENGSSSHGAVGQSVASSTGGVSKTPKGGQGSAEKEEQGGNQKRARRQWESWSAEDKNSFFEGLYEHGKDFEAIQNNIAMKYKKRGKPANMVKNKEQVRHFYYRTWHKISKHIDFANVYSRVLKKSSQELYGLICYAELRKKVGGLMDEKNVAKLNELIQQGATTVRSKGRNLRIKAPMCRALKKLCDPDGVSDEEDQKPVRLPLKVAVELQPRSNHSWARVQSLAYNPRLRMVVELHRKVSCLIEYLKQKWAYQDQRILKSLMEREALEGSSSLDSPSKAHQQELTLFPAESSTLTMLPGVARVVHSKASCTVHWLESGKSRPNAKELPAVQILGIQSAPPLRGGSKSGRGGSTAVAVNASAAIQADGRRTEPPNPEPSLDGSGKVEEKKPLPVSVSCQQTEEGNGTGSTETGLEVNGGAETQSEQCKEEQQSGGSSSDLTQAPSAKPAVTSLEENASQGAAPPAKERSVEQIREEGWSARDAENVTLAELYLMFGKPGKLQLEYEWQPAAVPSSNQENGQAPETPKPNRTHRVLRCLLKLVSTEINPKPLAPEVCSTATSPLKAGPDEQNQTLTPPGKSPVAGVRSPSFGRQQASVRGTRTHPPNAAAASGGRNLPRSLLGSPGDGEGSVFAVPTTLPPNSSRHSRMFSPNKEAQLAFRQQLDSISMQSDLFLSRQRKPRNRQLRKPLVVQRTLLPRTTGDTPQHVCSFSILSNSSATGTGSFRPINTRLAPSSRPPVTKTSPSASSSAAPNQLSNALSGAIDLAAKSAGIIPGSPCRDLDSLAVNAAVLAATPIVDAAPDTRLLQQNVPVNGLPPPSPGGAGSGDSLLSPPSVASLLDISLPGPPEEALTPGEPQTHISDSIIELAINSTNYGEEAALSPAKLGNGDPSKLLASSPSVSPSRGWIPSPSHDPQWYPSDSSDSTLGCLLSSMVSPDKSRRTTLTPSGPSSGTALLGPSLLDCNSHDSFQSRGLPDVAEMDTQLACMMSESSVDYIARFNDLAQELAVTEPSIPPP